The nucleotide window TTTCGAGATGAGCCAGTCAGCCATCCCCAAACTCGCAGAGTTAGGAACCAAAGAACTACAATTACCCCTGGCTTTAGTCTGATTCACGATAGACCCAATTGGCCTTCATTTTTGCTACGCCATTTTTGGTAACGCTGGCAGTAATTGTCCTACGGCTTGTGGCAGAGCGCCCAGAAAACGACCAGTCCTCTTTTTCCAGTTGTGCCGCATAGACGCCGTGAAAGCGAAAAGGTGCAGGTGGAATTCCTTTACGGCCGTCATTCCCCGTATTGCTCCCAAAATGAAAAACCATGAGCCAAACCGCTTCTGGATTGTGTCCTTGCCAACCACCGGAATGACGAGACCCCTTTACTTCTATGCCCTCATTGACATGTTGCGCGGCATCATTCGGGAACATTCCTGTTGGAATCAGGTCTGGATGCCCATTGTGGTATTGATTTTTCACCAGACCAGGACAATATTTGGGGATGCTCATGGTCATAAATTCGCCGACAATACTGCTGAAATTAGCGGGCATGAGGAAACTTTCCAACCGGGGTATCTGCTTGGTGCGTAACTGCTGGTTGATGAATCCAAGAAATTCGGTGAAATCGCTCATGGCCTGATGGACATGCCCAATTGTGAGACCATAAGGTAAAACGCAATCTGGGTTGAGGAAAGCCGCATTTACGGTAACAGGTATGCACGCCTGGACTTCACGTTCATTCATCATGGTTTCTTCCATCAGCGCACCTGGGCGCGGAGTTCGTCTAGCAGGGTGGCGACGTCGTAGTCGGGGTAGAGGTAGAGCAGGTCGAACAGTTCGACGGAAAGTCTGACGACGGTACGCATGGAGAAACGGCCGTTCCTCACCCCCATCGCTAAATGTTCCGCCGCGCCCCGTCGTACCTGTCCCTGCCGCTCGCCCGGTTCGTAGCCATACGCCTGGGCGTGGTAAGTCAGAATACGCTGCAAAAATTGGCCCACTTCTTGCGGGTCGGCGTCCGGTTCCAGGTAGAAGATGTCATCGGCCGTCAGCCAATCTTGCAGCGGCAGGCGGTTATCGCTGCGGGTGACGGTGAAGAGAAAAAAAAGCGACTGCCCCTGGTCGTAAGCCAGGGGATAGTCGCGCCAGCGATGTTGGGGGAACTGATCTTCGTGGAGTTTGGCCTGGTTTTGGCGCAGCGCGGCGTAGATGATCGCCTGGAAGAAGAGGCTGGCTTTGGGGCGCTGGTACGGTTTGAGCAGCGAATAACTTTCGGCCTCGTCTACCAACACGCAGAGGCCGCTGTAATTGCCCAACCGGGCCAGCGCCGAAACGCCAGTGAGCAGGTAGGCAATTTGCCGGGCGTTAGCGCCGACGGTGTAGATGGAGGGGAATTTGACGCCGCGTGGCATGGCCTTGTTCATCTGACTGACGCGCCGACCGCCCATGAGCCAGTTCAACCACGCCTGCCGCTGACGCGAGGAGGCAGTGGCGGCGAGGGCTTGTAGGGCGAAGCTGAGGGGGTCGTTTTCTATCGGGGTAAGGGCTGACAGTTGGCTCAGGGTGTGGGGGAGAACGGCCGTTTTGCCCAGCAGTGGTCCCAACCCCCGTTCGTCAGTGTCCGGGTAGCGCAAGTGACGCATGGCTTCGCGGTAAATGTCAAAAGCGCGGTGTGGTGGCAGTTCTTGCAAATCCAGGCTGATCGTCGTCACTAAAAAATTACGGGACAATGCTTCCTGCGTTGCCAATTCCACCATGTGGCTTTTACCATAACCATACTCCCCCACCACAGCGCGAACTGCGCCGCCTTGCTGGTGCGCCTGATTCAGAGCGCGAACCAGACTTTCCCGCTCTGGCCGCAGGTTGATGGTTAGCTCGCCTACGTGCTGCGCCGGGGCGATGCCCACGCGCAGCGATTCGACGAGTTGGCGGGCTTGTAGTTGGGATTGGGGCATGGGGTCTGGGGAGTGGTAGGCCAGGGCAAACGTCGGCGACGGTTCAGCGATGGCCTGTCCATCACCGACGGGAAGACCATCGGCCATAAATTCGCGGCTGGGGCGGCGGAAGCGCAGCCCGTTTTCAAAGCGCACCAACCATTCAGCGCCGTTGCGATAAACGGCCGTTACCTGTCCCGCGCCAAACTGCGGATGTGTGACATGTTTTCCGATCATAAAAATTGTCAATTGTTAATAGTCAATAGCCAATTGTCAACGGTCAACGGAATAGGCGTTGACAATTGACAATTAACCATTGACCATTGGCGATTAATACGGCGGCGTTTCGCCGCCCGATAATTCATCAATCTGGCCGCGCAGGAGGGCCTGGGCTTCTTCTTCGGTGATGGTGTGCTGACGGCCGTAATGCTGCCGCGACAATTCCACCACAAACGACTTCACAAACAAGCGGCGATGGCTGATGTCTAAAAACACATCGCGGGCGACGTTGGCTAAAATGACCGCATTGGCCCGCTGGATGGCGTGGTCCAACTGCGCATCGAAAGCCGCTTCGTAAATAGGGATCAGCTTCTCGCCAATTGCCAGCAT belongs to Candidatus Leptovillus gracilis and includes:
- a CDS encoding DUF2791 family P-loop domain-containing protein is translated as MIGKHVTHPQFGAGQVTAVYRNGAEWLVRFENGLRFRRPSREFMADGLPVGDGQAIAEPSPTFALAYHSPDPMPQSQLQARQLVESLRVGIAPAQHVGELTINLRPERESLVRALNQAHQQGGAVRAVVGEYGYGKSHMVELATQEALSRNFLVTTISLDLQELPPHRAFDIYREAMRHLRYPDTDERGLGPLLGKTAVLPHTLSQLSALTPIENDPLSFALQALAATASSRQRQAWLNWLMGGRRVSQMNKAMPRGVKFPSIYTVGANARQIAYLLTGVSALARLGNYSGLCVLVDEAESYSLLKPYQRPKASLFFQAIIYAALRQNQAKLHEDQFPQHRWRDYPLAYDQGQSLFFLFTVTRSDNRLPLQDWLTADDIFYLEPDADPQEVGQFLQRILTYHAQAYGYEPGERQGQVRRGAAEHLAMGVRNGRFSMRTVVRLSVELFDLLYLYPDYDVATLLDELRAQVR